In the Agromyces flavus genome, CACCGGCATCGCTGGCGCCGACGCGGCGCTCGCCGAGGGCGCCGTCGCCGGATTCACGGCCGCCGGCGGGCAGCTCGACGACCCCCGACTCCGCGGCGTCCTCGCCGCACGGCGGCGCATGCACGCCTTCGCTGAACGACTCGCGACGCACGCCATCCGACCCGGATGGACGGGGTGGCTCGACGACGCCACGATCGTCTGCCGATGCGAGTCGGTCACTCGGGCCCGCATCGCCGAGTACGCCGACGCGTCGAGCCGCGGGATGCGCCTCGCGACCCGGGCCGGACTCGGCGCGTGCCAGGGCCGCACGTGCGGGCGTAGCGTCGAAGCGCTCGTCGCCGCATCCGTCGACTACGACCACCGGCCGGTGCTCTCCTCGATCCGCATCGGGGAACTCGCCGGCCTCCACGACCACCACACCCAGCACCAGGAGCAGCAATGACCGAGCAGAACATGGACCTCGGCGGCGTCGTCGTCGCCACCACCCTCGCCTTCACGGAGGACCCGTCGGCCCCCGCGGGGCTCGCCGTCGACTACGACCGGTTCGCCGAGCACGTCGACTTCCTCATGTCGAACGGATGCCGCGGCGTCGGCCCGAACGGGTCGCTCGGCGAGTACTCGTCCCTCACCGACGAGGAGCGTCGCAAGGTCATCCAGGTCGCCGTCGAGGCCGTCGACGGTCGCGGCATCGTCATCGCCGGTGCGCACGGCGTGGGCAGCCACCAGGCACGGAAGTGGGCGGAGTACGCCCGCGAGGACGGCGCCGACGGCGTGCTCCTGCTCCCGCCGACGGTGTACCGCGCCAACGAGGGCGAGGTCATCTCGCACTTCGAGGAGGTCGCGAAGGTCGGGCTGCCGATCATGGCGTACAACAACCCGTTCGACACCAAGGTCGACCTCGTGCCCTCGACGGTCGCGAAGCTCGCCGAGATCCCCGAGGTCGTCGCGATCAAGGAGTTCTCGGGCGACGTGCGCCGGGTCTACGAGATCAAGGAGCTGTGCGACATCGACATCATCGCCGGCGCCGACGACGTGCTGTTCGAGCTCATGGTGAACGGCGCCGTGGGCTGGTTCGCCGGCTACCCGAACGCCTTCCCGCGCGAGGCGGTCGAACTGTACAGCCTGTGCGCCGACGGCAAGTGGCACGAGGCGAAGGCGCTGTACGAGCAGCTCGTCGCGGTGTTCCGCTGGGATTCGCGCACCGAGTTCGTGCAGGCCATCAAGCTCTCGATGGACATCTGCGGAAACTCGTACGGCGGCCCGACCCGCCCGCCGCGCGGGCCGCTCTCGGCAGAGCAGCACGCGCAGGTGACGGCCGACACCGAGCGCGCGCTCGCGGCACTCGCGGCCCGATCGGCGGCGGTCGCCTGATGCGAGCCCGCCGGGTGGTCTCGGCCGTCGACTCCCACACCGAGGGCATGCCGACGCGCGTCGT is a window encoding:
- a CDS encoding dihydrodipicolinate synthase family protein — encoded protein: MTEQNMDLGGVVVATTLAFTEDPSAPAGLAVDYDRFAEHVDFLMSNGCRGVGPNGSLGEYSSLTDEERRKVIQVAVEAVDGRGIVIAGAHGVGSHQARKWAEYAREDGADGVLLLPPTVYRANEGEVISHFEEVAKVGLPIMAYNNPFDTKVDLVPSTVAKLAEIPEVVAIKEFSGDVRRVYEIKELCDIDIIAGADDVLFELMVNGAVGWFAGYPNAFPREAVELYSLCADGKWHEAKALYEQLVAVFRWDSRTEFVQAIKLSMDICGNSYGGPTRPPRGPLSAEQHAQVTADTERALAALAARSAAVA